In Acidaminococcus fermentans DSM 20731, one genomic interval encodes:
- a CDS encoding sensor histidine kinase, with translation MKKSLSTRLMYSYMGLILAIIVGISVGLSYLITEYFFRTKELELNDKGGQVAMMVRYFDAMHMDKAILREYLTSMDQLVGARIWVFNNQFELIGASETGTEYEQTHEPGSSRQEREARRREKWMQSVAAIDRQIRENGNGHERFQKILTKVYSGERVNERIYHPYYKEQVLMVGIPLKDPVGNVTGALLLASPLGGLNKVLKDIYIYTLIVGIIALFVSVIIVSGLTRRMVKPLISMKNSAKAIALGDYSLKVAVDGDDEIADLGRSLNSLGRDLEQFVLKSQKMEKMRRDFVANVSHELRTPITIIQGYNEALSDGTITDPEDVKKYRKLINDETRRLERLINELLDISRLQRGEGEEMEPIPLGKVVESVVNMLEGRAKKRDIRLEQYVDDSLLVYGNGDRLYQLVMILGDNAMKYSPDSSVIRFQVMENGRKGTVLTVADQGFGIPEEDIPYIWERFYKADKSHSRHIPGTGLGLAIGKEIIRMHKAKVQVQSKVGKGTAFVITFPPYAPQSKVDPDGAHEAEVVEDVHPLPEDDTVEQEGENRNE, from the coding sequence GTGAAGAAATCATTAAGCACCAGGCTCATGTACAGTTACATGGGCCTGATTCTGGCTATTATCGTGGGGATTTCCGTGGGGCTCAGTTACCTGATCACGGAATATTTCTTCCGGACCAAGGAACTGGAACTCAATGACAAGGGCGGTCAGGTGGCCATGATGGTCCGGTATTTTGACGCCATGCATATGGACAAGGCCATCCTCCGGGAATACCTGACCTCCATGGACCAGCTGGTGGGGGCACGGATCTGGGTATTCAACAACCAGTTCGAACTGATCGGGGCTTCAGAAACCGGTACGGAATACGAACAGACCCATGAGCCGGGGAGCTCCAGGCAGGAACGGGAAGCCAGGCGGCGGGAAAAATGGATGCAGAGCGTGGCGGCCATCGACCGGCAGATCAGGGAAAACGGGAACGGCCATGAACGGTTCCAGAAGATCCTCACCAAGGTCTACAGCGGGGAACGGGTCAACGAACGGATCTATCACCCCTACTACAAGGAACAGGTACTGATGGTGGGGATTCCCCTGAAAGACCCGGTGGGCAATGTTACCGGCGCCCTGCTGCTGGCTTCTCCCCTGGGCGGACTGAACAAGGTCCTGAAGGACATTTACATTTACACCCTCATTGTGGGGATCATCGCTCTGTTTGTCAGTGTGATCATCGTCAGCGGGCTCACCCGGCGGATGGTCAAACCCCTGATTTCCATGAAGAACTCCGCCAAAGCCATCGCCCTGGGGGATTATTCCCTGAAAGTGGCGGTGGACGGAGATGACGAAATTGCAGATCTGGGCCGGAGCCTGAATTCCCTGGGCCGGGATCTGGAACAGTTTGTGCTGAAGAGCCAGAAAATGGAAAAGATGCGCCGGGATTTCGTGGCCAATGTGTCCCATGAACTCCGGACCCCCATTACCATTATCCAGGGTTATAATGAAGCCCTGTCCGACGGAACCATTACGGATCCGGAGGATGTGAAGAAATACCGGAAGCTGATCAACGATGAAACCCGGCGTCTGGAACGGCTGATCAATGAACTGCTGGATATCAGCCGGCTCCAGCGGGGAGAAGGGGAGGAAATGGAACCCATCCCCCTGGGCAAAGTGGTGGAAAGCGTGGTGAACATGCTGGAAGGCCGGGCCAAAAAACGGGACATCCGGCTGGAACAGTATGTGGATGACAGCCTGCTGGTCTATGGCAACGGGGACCGGCTGTACCAGCTGGTGATGATCCTGGGAGACAATGCCATGAAGTATTCTCCGGACAGTTCGGTGATCCGGTTCCAGGTGATGGAAAATGGACGGAAAGGGACGGTGCTCACTGTGGCCGACCAGGGCTTCGGGATCCCGGAAGAGGATATCCCGTACATCTGGGAGCGGTTCTATAAGGCGGACAAATCCCATTCCCGGCATATCCCCGGAACCGGGCTGGGACTGGCCATCGGCAAGGAAATTATCCGGATGCACAAGGCCAAGGTCCAGGTCCAGAGCAAGGTGGGCAAGGGTACGGCTTTTGTGATCACCTTCCCGCCCTATGCGCCTCAATCCAAGGTGGATCCGGATGGGGCCCATGAAGCGGAAGTGGTGGAAGATGTCCATCCTTTGCCGGAAGATGATACTGTAGAACAGGAAGGAGAGAACCGGAATGAATAA
- a CDS encoding M15 family metallopeptidase, which produces MNKKTAILSACLCLGFALTARAGAWEPDDLNREEAALVGFYQGNGEQVAVRENKGRLQLLYRFQSGDRDYTGSNVYQLVKNHYDNYELREVGPNTDADSTVRFDRDKNGQGISLNLGQKSYTRKFTGGENGKPIRVNPAKLLEELRKEAAAAAAPSLPYDKTAELVDLARTVPGLKLDLRYTTDNNLFGAPLVLSSQVLLDRNAAQALARVQTGLKPYGYGLVVWEAYRSWRDFKLATLALGKEHADMLPKAEEGYSHNSGRSLDVSLYSLETGEEVPMISDFDEPSPAQYAQFAGGTQKQRYLRDLLRQQMTLQGFTASDMEWWHFDYDAGNRYQVLNQ; this is translated from the coding sequence ATGAATAAAAAAACGGCAATCCTGTCAGCCTGTCTCTGCCTGGGTTTTGCACTGACGGCCCGGGCCGGGGCCTGGGAACCGGATGACCTGAACCGGGAAGAAGCGGCCCTGGTGGGTTTCTATCAGGGCAACGGAGAACAGGTGGCGGTCCGGGAAAACAAGGGCCGGCTCCAGCTGCTGTACCGGTTCCAGAGCGGGGACCGGGATTACACCGGCAGCAATGTGTATCAGCTGGTAAAGAACCATTACGACAATTACGAACTGCGGGAAGTGGGGCCCAATACCGATGCGGACAGCACGGTCCGGTTCGACCGGGACAAGAACGGACAGGGGATCAGCCTGAACCTGGGACAGAAAAGCTATACCCGGAAATTCACCGGAGGAGAGAACGGCAAACCCATCCGGGTCAATCCGGCCAAACTCCTGGAAGAACTCCGGAAGGAAGCGGCGGCCGCCGCGGCTCCCAGCCTGCCCTATGACAAAACTGCGGAGCTGGTGGACCTGGCCCGGACGGTGCCAGGACTGAAACTGGATCTCCGGTACACCACGGACAACAATCTGTTCGGGGCGCCGCTGGTGCTCAGTTCCCAGGTCCTGCTGGACCGGAACGCAGCCCAGGCCCTGGCCCGGGTGCAGACAGGATTGAAACCCTATGGATACGGTCTGGTGGTCTGGGAAGCCTACCGGTCCTGGCGGGACTTCAAGCTGGCCACCCTGGCCCTGGGCAAAGAGCATGCCGATATGCTGCCCAAGGCGGAAGAAGGGTATTCCCACAATTCCGGCCGGAGCCTCGATGTGAGCCTGTACAGCCTGGAAACCGGGGAAGAGGTGCCCATGATCTCGGATTTTGACGAACCGTCCCCGGCCCAGTACGCCCAGTTTGCCGGAGGTACCCAGAAGCAGCGGTACCTGCGGGATCTTCTTCGGCAGCAGATGACCCTGCAGGGGTTCACCGCCAGCGATATGGAGTGGTGGCATTTCGATTATGATGCAGGAAACCGGTATCAGGTGCTGAATCAGTAA
- a CDS encoding YlbF family regulator, which yields MNVYDEMNNLCKAIKESHEYKVLVEAKGKLATDSSAESMVKDFLKQKQELEIAQYQGQKPDDAKVKKMQDLYNVLQLNPVAGEYIQAYIRFQMMFGDLSKTLSDTLKEVMD from the coding sequence ATGAATGTCTATGATGAAATGAACAATCTCTGCAAAGCCATTAAGGAATCCCATGAATATAAAGTGCTGGTGGAAGCCAAGGGGAAACTGGCCACGGATTCTTCTGCCGAATCCATGGTGAAGGATTTCCTGAAACAGAAACAGGAACTGGAAATCGCCCAGTACCAGGGCCAGAAACCCGATGATGCGAAGGTGAAGAAGATGCAGGACCTGTACAATGTGCTGCAGCTGAACCCGGTGGCCGGGGAATACATCCAGGCCTATATCCGGTTCCAGATGATGTTCGGGGATCTGTCCAAGACCCTCAGCGATACCTTAAAGGAAGTCATGGACTGA
- the murB gene encoding UDP-N-acetylmuramate dehydrogenase, producing MTMSGLLSFLEERLPGKFQINAPMERYTTFRVGGPADLLVEPETREEVCSLLREIHTQQVPLTVIGNGSNLLVLDKGIRGCVVKLGSCLKQLTIQGCTIRVEAGVLLSRLASAAAEGGLAGLEFASGIPGSLGGAILMNAGAYGGEIGNLVRSVTVADGGGELRTLNREEMEFRYRHSAVMDSGDIILGATLELTRDDPDAIRERISELTRKRVSKQPLNFPSAGSTFKRPPGYFAAALIDQAGLRGYRVGDAQVSEKHTGFVVNRGHATASEILQLMDDVREKVHAMSGVWLEPEVRIIGEK from the coding sequence ATGACCATGTCCGGTTTACTTTCCTTTCTGGAAGAACGCCTGCCGGGCAAATTCCAGATCAATGCTCCCATGGAACGGTACACCACCTTCCGGGTGGGCGGCCCCGCCGACCTGCTGGTGGAACCGGAAACCCGGGAGGAAGTGTGCAGCCTGCTCCGGGAAATCCACACCCAGCAGGTGCCTTTGACGGTGATCGGCAACGGGTCCAACCTGCTGGTCCTGGACAAAGGGATCCGGGGCTGTGTGGTGAAACTGGGCAGCTGTCTGAAGCAGCTGACCATCCAGGGCTGCACCATCCGGGTGGAAGCGGGGGTGCTCCTGTCCCGGCTGGCTTCGGCGGCGGCCGAAGGAGGACTGGCGGGGCTGGAATTCGCTTCCGGGATCCCCGGCAGTCTGGGGGGAGCCATCTTGATGAACGCCGGCGCCTATGGCGGCGAAATCGGCAACCTGGTCCGCTCTGTGACGGTGGCGGACGGTGGGGGAGAACTCCGTACCCTGAACCGGGAGGAAATGGAATTCCGGTACCGTCATTCCGCTGTCATGGACAGCGGGGACATCATCCTGGGGGCCACCCTGGAACTGACCCGGGATGATCCGGATGCCATCCGGGAACGCATCAGTGAATTGACCCGGAAACGGGTAAGCAAACAGCCTTTGAATTTCCCCAGTGCGGGAAGCACTTTCAAGAGACCTCCAGGATATTTTGCAGCGGCACTCATCGACCAGGCCGGCCTTCGGGGCTACCGGGTGGGGGATGCCCAGGTATCGGAAAAGCATACCGGTTTTGTGGTGAACCGGGGCCACGCCACGGCCTCGGAGATCCTCCAGCTGATGGACGATGTACGGGAAAAGGTCCACGCCATGAGCGGCGTGTGGCTGGAACCGGAAGTCCGGATCATCGGCGAAAAGTAA
- a CDS encoding DMT family transporter gives MNKGYIFVLVTAFLFGTMETALKFFGGMFHPIQITFLRFLIGGLVLMPMAFSALKKKNVQLNGQDLKFFLFSGFLGVVVSMILYQMAIVYGKASVNGVIFSCNPVFVVLFAYFLLGEPIDKLTIFSLMASFAGIVCIVNPVNMTGSQLSIILILLSAMTFALYGIAGRKHAQRYGGIAMTSLSFLCGSLEMLVLIGISTFAPVRDLMLSLGLKVFTDIPILGGLTAAHIPPLAYIAVGVTGLGYASYFLAMEYTDPATASLAFYIKPILTAFMAWLVIDEPITVNMIVGIALILFGSCLSIISKRKKAA, from the coding sequence ATGAATAAGGGGTATATTTTCGTCCTTGTAACTGCGTTCCTGTTTGGGACCATGGAAACGGCGCTGAAATTTTTTGGCGGTATGTTCCATCCCATCCAGATCACCTTCCTCCGGTTCCTGATCGGGGGACTGGTGCTGATGCCCATGGCCTTCAGCGCCCTGAAGAAAAAGAATGTCCAGCTGAACGGACAGGATCTGAAGTTCTTCCTGTTTTCCGGCTTCCTGGGGGTCGTGGTCAGCATGATCCTGTACCAGATGGCCATTGTCTACGGGAAGGCTTCCGTCAACGGGGTCATCTTCAGCTGCAATCCGGTGTTCGTGGTGCTCTTTGCCTATTTCCTTTTGGGCGAGCCCATTGACAAGCTGACCATCTTTTCCCTGATGGCCAGTTTCGCCGGCATCGTCTGCATCGTGAACCCGGTGAACATGACCGGCAGCCAGCTGAGCATCATCCTGATCCTGCTGTCCGCCATGACTTTTGCCCTGTACGGCATTGCCGGACGGAAACATGCCCAGCGCTACGGAGGCATTGCCATGACCAGTCTCAGCTTCCTGTGCGGTTCTTTGGAGATGCTGGTGCTCATTGGCATTTCCACCTTTGCGCCGGTGCGGGACCTGATGCTGTCCCTGGGGCTGAAGGTGTTTACGGACATCCCCATCCTGGGGGGACTGACGGCGGCCCATATCCCGCCTCTGGCCTACATCGCCGTAGGGGTCACCGGTCTGGGCTATGCCAGCTATTTTCTGGCCATGGAATATACGGATCCGGCCACGGCTTCTCTGGCCTTTTACATCAAGCCCATCCTCACCGCCTTCATGGCCTGGCTGGTCATTGATGAACCCATTACGGTGAATATGATCGTGGGCATTGCCCTGATCCTGTTTGGCTCCTGCCTGTCCATTATTTCCAAACGGAAAAAGGCAGCCTGA
- a CDS encoding VOC family protein: protein MNFKFVHNNFNVLDLQKSLAFYKEALGLEETRRIETPDFTIVYLGDHQTSHLLELTWLKDRKEPYNLGDNEFHLAFETDDFAAAHAKHEKMGCICFENPAMGIYFITDPDNYWLEILPPKK from the coding sequence ATGAACTTTAAATTCGTCCACAACAACTTCAATGTGCTGGATCTCCAGAAATCCCTGGCTTTCTACAAGGAAGCCCTGGGCCTGGAAGAAACCCGGCGGATCGAAACCCCGGATTTCACCATTGTGTATCTGGGAGACCACCAGACCAGCCATCTGCTGGAACTGACCTGGTTGAAAGACCGGAAGGAACCCTACAACCTGGGGGACAACGAATTCCATCTGGCCTTTGAGACCGATGATTTTGCCGCCGCCCATGCCAAACACGAGAAAATGGGCTGCATCTGCTTCGAAAATCCGGCCATGGGGATTTACTTCATCACGGATCCGGACAACTACTGGCTGGAAATCCTGCCGCCGAAAAAATAA
- the mscL gene encoding large conductance mechanosensitive channel protein MscL has protein sequence MGSFLKEFKAFALRGNVVDMAVGVIIGGAFGKIVSSAVNDIIMPPLGILIGGVDFSDLFLNLSSKKVSTLAEAKAANLPVIAYGSFITNVIDFIIMAFVIFCLISLLNRFKKEEPKAEPTLCPFCKMPVDPEATRCPHCTSEIPKK, from the coding sequence ATGGGAAGTTTTTTGAAAGAATTTAAAGCGTTTGCCCTCCGGGGCAATGTGGTGGACATGGCCGTCGGTGTCATTATCGGGGGTGCTTTCGGGAAGATCGTATCTTCTGCCGTCAATGACATCATCATGCCGCCGCTGGGGATCCTGATCGGCGGGGTGGATTTCTCCGATCTGTTCCTCAACCTGTCCAGCAAGAAAGTCAGCACACTGGCGGAAGCCAAGGCAGCCAATCTGCCGGTGATCGCCTATGGCAGCTTCATCACCAATGTCATCGATTTCATCATCATGGCCTTTGTGATTTTCTGCCTGATTTCCCTGCTGAACCGGTTCAAGAAAGAAGAACCCAAGGCAGAACCAACCCTGTGTCCGTTCTGCAAAATGCCGGTGGATCCGGAAGCAACCCGGTGCCCCCACTGCACGTCTGAAATTCCCAAGAAATAA
- the tyrS gene encoding tyrosine--tRNA ligase — protein sequence MNVLDVLEERGYLKQMSHPDEIRELLGKEKITFYIGFDPTADSLHVGHFIALMVMAHMQRAGHRPIILLGGGTGMVGDPSGKNEMRKMLTPEFINHNIECFKKQIGRFIDLSEGKAIVANNADWLLKLNYVDMLRSVGVHFSVNRMLAADCYKTRLASDNGLTFFEMNYMIMQAYDFYTLHKNYNCVMELGGDDQWSNMIAGVELIRRKDRQPAYCMTNTLLTNSQGQKMGKTVGGAVWLDPEKFSPYDFYQYWRNIDDADVEKCLALLTFLPMEEVRRLGALQGAEINEAKKVLAYEVTKIVHGEAEAEKAKNATEALFGSGSNLDNVPTITVRKDEWGCRLLDLLAENKVIATKSEGRRLMQQNGLSIDDAKVTDVDTLVDDALFADKESLMLRKGKKKYYRLVRG from the coding sequence ATGAACGTATTGGATGTACTGGAAGAACGGGGATACCTGAAACAGATGTCCCACCCGGATGAAATCAGAGAACTGCTGGGAAAGGAAAAGATCACCTTCTATATCGGCTTTGATCCCACCGCGGACAGCCTCCATGTAGGGCATTTCATCGCCCTGATGGTCATGGCCCATATGCAGCGGGCCGGCCACCGTCCCATCATCCTGCTGGGAGGCGGCACCGGCATGGTGGGGGACCCCAGCGGCAAGAATGAAATGCGGAAGATGCTGACTCCTGAATTCATCAACCACAATATCGAATGTTTCAAGAAACAGATCGGCCGGTTCATCGACCTGTCCGAAGGCAAGGCCATTGTGGCCAACAACGCCGACTGGCTGCTGAAGCTGAACTATGTGGACATGCTCCGGAGCGTGGGGGTCCATTTCTCCGTGAACCGGATGCTGGCCGCCGACTGCTACAAGACCCGTCTGGCCAGCGACAACGGGCTCACCTTCTTTGAAATGAACTATATGATCATGCAGGCCTATGACTTCTATACCCTGCACAAAAACTACAACTGCGTCATGGAACTGGGCGGGGACGACCAGTGGTCCAACATGATTGCCGGGGTGGAACTGATCCGCCGGAAAGACCGGCAGCCGGCTTACTGCATGACCAACACCCTCCTGACCAACAGCCAGGGCCAGAAAATGGGCAAGACCGTGGGCGGCGCCGTATGGCTGGATCCGGAGAAATTCTCTCCTTACGATTTCTACCAATACTGGCGGAATATCGATGATGCGGATGTGGAAAAATGCCTGGCCCTGCTGACCTTCCTGCCCATGGAGGAAGTCCGCCGTCTGGGAGCTCTCCAGGGAGCGGAAATCAACGAAGCCAAGAAAGTGCTGGCTTACGAAGTGACCAAGATCGTCCACGGGGAAGCCGAAGCGGAAAAGGCCAAAAACGCCACGGAAGCCCTGTTCGGATCCGGCAGCAACCTGGACAATGTGCCCACCATCACCGTCCGGAAGGACGAATGGGGCTGCCGTCTGCTGGATCTCCTGGCAGAAAACAAGGTGATCGCCACCAAGAGCGAAGGCCGCCGGCTGATGCAGCAGAACGGCCTTTCCATCGATGATGCCAAAGTCACCGACGTGGATACCCTGGTGGACGACGCCCTGTTCGCAGACAAAGAAAGCCTGATGCTGCGGAAAGGGAAGAAGAAGTACTACCGGTTGGTAAGGGGATAA
- a CDS encoding class I adenylate-forming enzyme family protein: MLVHHLLSFGEPDRLAVFDQGRSYTYLDLRTLVRQCRNALYAQGIRQQTRVAIFSRKTVHYIVAYLALASLGAIAVPINSQLSQREVGFILRDSESSLLLYTGNPFAWNALEATADLEGSIRQLPLDGYLDSPAPEAPSLSETFTDQEPFLIIYTSGTTGRPKGALLSHANVTCNARQFQEILRITPEDRVLAVLPLYHCFCLITALINPLLVGASIFLYDSVNLKDIVHFIRDQQLTVLYLVPSLCSLLVRRGQPEDLASVRYTVVGGTAMPLSLLQAFEARYHQPIIEGYGLSEASPVVSVNPPEKVKSGTIGLPLPEIQVKVVDPEGREMPQGSRGELLVKGPNVMLGYWHLPKATADALVDGWLHTGDVVVEDQDGYLRIVDRLKDMIISMGENIYPREIEELVYAYPGIDEAAVIGIPDKLRGQAGCCFYTVREGETVDPRALKKYLQQNLAIYKVPRVFRQLETMPHLATGKIAKKELK; encoded by the coding sequence ATGCTCGTCCACCATCTGTTGTCCTTTGGTGAACCGGACCGGCTGGCGGTCTTTGACCAGGGCCGTTCCTATACCTACCTGGATCTCCGTACTCTGGTCCGTCAATGCCGGAATGCCCTGTATGCCCAGGGGATCCGGCAGCAGACCCGTGTTGCCATTTTTTCCCGGAAAACCGTCCACTACATCGTTGCTTATCTGGCCCTGGCTTCCCTGGGCGCCATTGCCGTACCCATCAACAGCCAGCTGAGCCAGCGGGAAGTGGGATTCATCCTCCGGGATTCTGAGTCCAGTTTACTGCTCTATACCGGTAATCCTTTTGCCTGGAACGCCCTGGAAGCCACAGCGGATCTGGAGGGATCCATCCGCCAGCTGCCTCTGGACGGGTATCTGGACAGCCCGGCCCCGGAAGCGCCGTCTCTTTCGGAAACCTTCACGGACCAGGAGCCTTTCCTCATCATCTATACTTCCGGCACCACCGGCCGGCCCAAAGGGGCTCTGCTGTCCCACGCCAATGTGACCTGCAACGCCCGCCAGTTCCAGGAAATCCTCCGCATCACCCCAGAGGACCGGGTACTGGCAGTGCTGCCCCTGTACCACTGTTTCTGCCTGATCACCGCCTTGATCAATCCACTGCTGGTGGGAGCCTCCATCTTCCTGTATGACAGCGTGAACCTGAAGGACATTGTCCATTTCATCCGGGACCAGCAGCTGACGGTGCTGTACCTGGTGCCTTCCCTCTGTTCCCTGCTGGTCCGCCGAGGACAGCCGGAGGACCTGGCCTCCGTCCGGTACACCGTGGTGGGAGGCACCGCCATGCCGCTTTCCCTTCTCCAGGCTTTCGAAGCCCGGTACCATCAGCCCATCATTGAAGGATACGGCCTTTCGGAAGCTTCGCCGGTGGTGTCCGTCAATCCCCCGGAGAAGGTGAAAAGCGGCACCATTGGCCTGCCCCTGCCGGAGATCCAGGTGAAGGTGGTGGATCCGGAGGGCCGGGAAATGCCCCAGGGCAGCCGGGGCGAACTGCTGGTCAAAGGACCCAATGTAATGCTGGGCTACTGGCATCTGCCGAAAGCCACGGCAGATGCCCTGGTGGACGGATGGCTCCACACAGGCGATGTGGTGGTGGAAGATCAGGACGGATACCTGCGGATCGTGGACCGGCTGAAGGATATGATCATCAGCATGGGGGAAAACATCTATCCCCGGGAAATCGAAGAACTGGTCTACGCCTACCCGGGCATCGACGAAGCGGCGGTCATCGGCATCCCGGACAAGCTCCGGGGCCAGGCCGGATGCTGCTTCTACACGGTCCGGGAAGGGGAAACCGTGGACCCCAGGGCCCTGAAAAAATACCTGCAGCAGAATCTGGCCATCTACAAAGTCCCCCGGGTCTTCCGTCAGCTGGAAACCATGCCCCACCTGGCAACGGGGAAAATCGCGAAGAAGGAACTTAAATGA
- a CDS encoding sensor histidine kinase — MVDFVKLGPLFHRVLVLLGFVGLMSQSLLIYFLQPLPRFRFRRRKALEGVILVLLILLESDLIQDIQLSREEPYGTGFRLVLGGSLLVLTLWQQGDSIRCLSLCLAGMAILPFFDGSYPWEMGLALGLFLVRSLDLLPETIQEKRMQITEYSIQEAIDSLEEGVLISLASGEPVLMNRALFRYTESVLGVGIRNGNMLWHLLQEVRRPGLHRENQGRGLLFRLPDGRWLLFQRVKIYFQGQSHWQLTASDVTELQRLNQSLDQQNRQLQQKNAELKELLQHVQEIQSRETLREIRIRIHDLMGMRISLLQQVLNNRNFADYQRIMPLLVSMLSDVRQEIRVKPQVRLAELVSVYRKLGVLVTVRGNLPEEEWKGELYVQIIREALTNAVCHGRASQVALVLDEENLLIQDNGLGCTGPVQAGGGLTGIREKVESRGGKLDVSGTPHFILKIRFGTEEKEGTNDDPYSAGG, encoded by the coding sequence ATGGTAGATTTTGTGAAGCTGGGACCCCTGTTTCACCGGGTGCTGGTGCTGCTGGGCTTTGTGGGGCTGATGAGCCAGAGCCTCCTGATCTATTTCCTCCAGCCCCTTCCCCGGTTCCGGTTTCGCCGCCGGAAAGCGCTGGAAGGGGTGATCCTGGTCCTCCTGATCCTCCTGGAAAGCGATCTGATCCAGGATATCCAGCTGAGCCGGGAAGAGCCCTATGGTACGGGGTTCCGTCTGGTCCTTGGCGGCAGTCTCCTGGTGCTGACCCTGTGGCAGCAGGGAGATTCAATCAGGTGTCTGTCCCTGTGCCTGGCCGGAATGGCGATTCTGCCCTTTTTCGACGGGAGCTATCCCTGGGAGATGGGCCTGGCCCTGGGGCTTTTTCTGGTGCGGTCCCTGGATCTCCTGCCGGAAACCATCCAGGAAAAACGGATGCAGATCACGGAGTATTCCATTCAGGAAGCCATTGATTCTTTAGAGGAAGGGGTCCTGATCTCGCTGGCCAGCGGCGAACCGGTGCTGATGAACCGGGCCCTGTTCCGGTATACGGAAAGTGTCCTGGGGGTGGGGATCCGGAACGGCAATATGCTGTGGCACTTGCTCCAGGAAGTCCGCAGGCCCGGGCTGCATCGGGAAAACCAGGGCAGAGGGCTGCTTTTCCGGCTGCCGGACGGCCGCTGGCTGCTGTTCCAGCGGGTCAAGATCTATTTCCAGGGGCAGTCCCACTGGCAGCTGACTGCCAGTGATGTCACGGAACTCCAGCGGCTGAACCAGTCCCTGGACCAGCAGAACCGGCAGCTGCAGCAGAAAAATGCCGAGCTGAAGGAACTGCTCCAGCATGTCCAGGAAATCCAGAGCCGGGAAACCCTCCGGGAAATCCGGATCCGGATCCATGATCTGATGGGGATGCGGATCAGCCTGCTCCAGCAGGTATTGAACAACAGGAATTTTGCCGATTACCAGCGAATCATGCCCCTTTTGGTCAGCATGCTTTCTGATGTGCGGCAGGAAATCCGGGTGAAACCCCAGGTGCGGCTGGCTGAACTGGTCTCTGTGTACCGGAAGCTGGGGGTACTGGTCACCGTGCGGGGAAATCTGCCGGAGGAGGAATGGAAAGGGGAACTGTATGTGCAGATCATCCGGGAAGCCCTGACCAATGCCGTCTGCCATGGGCGGGCCAGCCAGGTGGCTCTGGTCCTGGACGAAGAAAACCTTCTGATCCAGGACAATGGACTGGGCTGCACCGGACCCGTCCAGGCAGGAGGCGGGCTTACCGGGATCCGGGAAAAAGTGGAAAGCCGGGGCGGGAAACTGGACGTTTCCGGGACCCCTCATTTTATACTGAAAATCCGTTTTGGGACGGAAGAAAAGGAAGGGACGAACGATGATCCGTATTCTGCTGGTGGATGA
- a CDS encoding response regulator transcription factor — translation MIRILLVDDQKILLDGLARLLEPYEDLEVVGQLPFSEMVETACGRLKPHVVLMDICMEGKTSGIECTRKIKKHFPQIKVIIMTGFQDVHFVELAQEAGADSFIYKESAADQFVDCIHRTMEGEHLFPDVQERTTFGFYNATLTQREIQILHLVCQNLSYQEIADRLQLTRRTVSFHISNMLSKTGHKSLVGLAVEAAEKGYAGRE, via the coding sequence ATGATCCGTATTCTGCTGGTGGATGACCAGAAAATCCTGCTGGATGGGCTGGCCAGGCTGCTGGAACCGTATGAAGACCTGGAGGTGGTGGGGCAGCTGCCCTTTTCGGAAATGGTGGAAACAGCCTGCGGCCGGCTGAAGCCCCATGTGGTACTGATGGATATCTGCATGGAAGGGAAGACCAGCGGGATCGAATGTACCCGGAAGATCAAAAAGCATTTTCCCCAGATCAAAGTCATCATCATGACCGGTTTCCAGGATGTGCATTTTGTGGAACTGGCCCAGGAGGCGGGGGCGGACAGTTTCATCTACAAAGAAAGTGCTGCAGACCAGTTCGTGGACTGCATCCACCGTACCATGGAGGGGGAGCATCTGTTCCCGGATGTCCAGGAACGGACCACCTTTGGATTTTACAACGCCACCCTGACCCAGCGGGAAATCCAGATCCTGCACCTGGTCTGCCAGAACCTGAGCTATCAGGAAATCGCCGACCGGCTGCAGCTGACCCGCCGGACCGTCAGCTTCCACATCAGCAACATGCTCAGCAAAACCGGCCACAAAAGCCTGGTGGGACTGGCTGTGGAAGCGGCAGAGAAGGGGTATGCAGGGAGGGAGTAG